One part of the Treponema sp. OMZ 787 genome encodes these proteins:
- a CDS encoding fibronectin type III domain-containing protein — translation MHQYYENMSYDPVKKYVEVSSYTDIKTGKVLCFELRVFFGNFLETFEDSFWYAKSVTFNPSFTRDIDNNIPVNFGIPLGNAEDDDAAIIALRAKAQHGNKQVNISWDKIDIVKNVKIEWRKNNEEKSELIEAGTTNVTITGLENYRNYTFTVVFLDKEGKEIKKTWISATPRTGDDQKDFAQEPADFVNDKAHLLLKPEFKIDKFMHYPKEKFSFSKSNNDFNFEVPKYFSGEDELGYTDWDKERLKKDKYQLIWRRMAHVLKYGDHYPSQSAYANNGGGNVRWLLYLADFLNLYKQKFPGMVDLKNAPEWFIQLMNSRKPEDSFAKTDEELQIASLNAKAEPGNKKAVISWTKPPAVKKVEISWWPSEENTVKTFEGETTVFEVAGLENYKNYYFTIKFVDNTNKLIKEVQVSATPRTGNDEEDFAQDPKHFVNDQAHRLLKPEYRLDIDLNRSQSKFYFSIYENGINFVFPGYSDTEDILGYTPNDKEEFEKNKSRLIWLRLQKILKSDNYHPSNYSSVNNRGGNVRWLLYLADFLNLYKDKLPGMVDLDNAPEWFIQLMNNRKGSNDSYINDIYKN, via the coding sequence ATGCATCAATATTATGAAAACATGTCTTATGACCCTGTAAAAAAATATGTTGAAGTTTCATCATACACTGATATAAAAACCGGTAAGGTACTGTGCTTTGAACTTAGAGTATTTTTTGGTAATTTTCTTGAAACATTTGAAGATTCATTTTGGTATGCAAAATCAGTAACGTTTAATCCATCATTTACAAGAGACATAGATAACAATATCCCTGTAAATTTTGGAATACCTCTAGGCAATGCTGAAGATGACGATGCTGCAATTATTGCCCTAAGAGCAAAGGCTCAACATGGAAATAAACAAGTTAACATTTCTTGGGATAAAATAGACATAGTAAAAAATGTTAAGATTGAATGGCGGAAAAATAATGAGGAGAAATCTGAGCTTATTGAAGCTGGAACAACAAATGTCACTATAACCGGTTTGGAAAACTATAGAAACTATACGTTTACAGTAGTCTTTTTAGATAAAGAAGGCAAGGAGATTAAAAAAACTTGGATTTCTGCTACTCCAAGAACCGGTGATGATCAGAAAGACTTTGCACAAGAACCGGCAGATTTTGTAAATGATAAGGCTCATCTTCTATTAAAACCAGAATTTAAAATAGATAAATTTATGCATTATCCAAAAGAAAAATTCTCATTTAGCAAATCCAACAATGATTTTAATTTTGAGGTTCCTAAGTATTTTTCAGGTGAAGATGAACTTGGATATACAGACTGGGACAAAGAAAGATTAAAAAAGGACAAATATCAGTTAATTTGGCGCCGCATGGCTCATGTTTTAAAATACGGCGATCACTACCCCAGTCAAAGTGCATATGCCAACAATGGCGGCGGTAATGTACGCTGGCTTCTATATCTTGCAGACTTTTTAAATCTATATAAACAAAAGTTTCCCGGTATGGTTGACCTAAAAAATGCACCCGAATGGTTCATCCAATTGATGAATAGCCGAAAGCCGGAAGACAGCTTTGCAAAAACAGATGAAGAACTGCAGATTGCATCCTTAAATGCAAAGGCAGAACCAGGTAATAAAAAGGCTGTAATTTCTTGGACAAAACCGCCGGCTGTAAAGAAGGTAGAAATTTCATGGTGGCCATCAGAAGAAAACACAGTGAAGACCTTTGAAGGCGAAACTACCGTTTTTGAAGTTGCCGGTTTGGAAAACTATAAAAATTATTATTTTACCATTAAGTTTGTTGATAATACTAATAAACTGATTAAGGAAGTACAGGTATCTGCAACACCTAGGACTGGCAACGATGAAGAAGACTTTGCCCAAGACCCGAAACACTTTGTAAATGATCAAGCTCATCGTTTATTAAAACCAGAGTACAGGCTTGACATAGACTTAAATCGATCACAAAGCAAGTTTTACTTTTCTATATATGAAAATGGTATCAATTTTGTATTTCCAGGCTATTCTGACACTGAAGACATCCTAGGTTATACACCTAATGATAAAGAAGAATTTGAAAAAAACAAATCTCGATTAATTTGGCTGCGTTTGCAAAAGATTTTAAAGTCTGATAATTATCATCCATCTAATTATTCAAGTGTCAACAATAGGGGCGGAAATGTACGCTGGCTTTTATATCTTGCAGACTTTTTAAATCTATATAAAGATAAGCTTCCCGGTATGGTTGACCTAGACAATGCACCCGAATGGTTCATCCAATTGATGAATAATAGAAAAGGCAGTAATGATTCCTATATAAATGATATTTATAAAAATTAG
- a CDS encoding ISAs1 family transposase, translating into MEIENIFDYFSNIKIISNHDGYFYSVNEALKILLLGLLCGRKNIREIHEWATEDIIKEKLSKEFGIDKIPCYYWLTCLLKLINIDSLNECFMNMAEALIKEYGTEKPLTIAIDGKTIRSTDKMTSYESPLHIVSAQVAEFGITLAQKCVKGKTNEIPTVQALIKTLNIKGHIIVADALNCQKETTKIIKEGKGDYLLSVKGNQPLLKTDIEEYVQDEILRQQMDTACTSEKNRERVEKRTAFCTTNLVWMDNKEEWAGLSCIGAIHSEFKSKKEKSDEWHYYISSRKLTADELLEIARKEWAVETMHWLLDVHFREDFCRLLDKNLQQALNIGRKVALNLISRYKQKNAPKASLSHIMFKALMDISFVKKILQN; encoded by the coding sequence ATGGAAATAGAAAATATATTTGATTACTTTAGCAACATTAAAATAATTAGCAATCACGACGGATATTTTTACAGCGTAAACGAAGCTTTAAAAATATTATTACTTGGTCTTCTTTGTGGCCGTAAAAACATTAGAGAGATACACGAGTGGGCAACTGAAGATATTATAAAAGAAAAACTTAGCAAAGAATTCGGTATAGATAAAATACCTTGCTATTATTGGCTTACCTGTCTACTTAAATTGATAAACATAGACTCATTAAACGAATGTTTTATGAATATGGCTGAGGCTCTTATCAAAGAATACGGTACAGAAAAACCTCTTACAATAGCAATAGACGGAAAAACTATCCGTTCAACAGATAAAATGACTAGCTATGAAAGTCCGTTACACATAGTTTCTGCCCAAGTTGCAGAATTCGGTATAACATTGGCGCAAAAATGTGTTAAAGGAAAGACAAATGAGATACCAACCGTTCAAGCTCTTATAAAAACTCTTAACATAAAAGGGCATATAATTGTTGCAGATGCCTTAAATTGTCAAAAAGAAACAACAAAAATCATAAAAGAAGGAAAAGGGGACTATTTATTATCTGTAAAAGGAAACCAACCTTTACTAAAAACGGATATTGAAGAATATGTTCAAGATGAAATTTTAAGACAACAAATGGACACGGCTTGTACAAGTGAAAAAAATCGTGAAAGAGTTGAAAAGCGAACAGCCTTCTGTACAACAAATTTAGTTTGGATGGATAATAAAGAAGAATGGGCAGGGTTAAGTTGTATTGGAGCTATTCATTCAGAGTTTAAGAGTAAGAAAGAAAAATCTGATGAATGGCATTATTATATTTCAAGTAGAAAACTTACAGCTGACGAACTATTGGAGATAGCAAGAAAAGAATGGGCTGTAGAAACCATGCATTGGTTATTAGATGTTCATTTTAGAGAAGACTTTTGTCGGCTTTTAGATAAAAATCTACAACAAGCATTGAACATAGGACGAAAAGTAGCGTTAAATTTGATATCGAGATACAAACAAAAAAATGCACCTAAAGCTTCTTTATCTCACATTATGTTTAAAGCTCTCATGGATATATCTTTTGTCAAAAAGATATTACAAAATTGA
- a CDS encoding CsgG/HfaB family protein: protein MKKCFLSALLSLIFSLFCVQGFAQTVAVFEFDCDNKDFNGDIAMMTDLLIHELVKSGNVTVVERKRLDKIMAEYAFQSSPFVDIKTAKKLGKGLGADCIIVGSVAALGCPLYITARMVDVEKGTILHSAKMKLNYWSDYEQKLPAFAAECVSKMPAPNYLTGLWTGTLSGDDFEDYYEISFGEKSKCTVKITASGPLGTETVQEANGTYSCAPDSFSGGKMFRLNAVFKGASVPRLRKIEWAYPISMNAEKNSFSINIYTDSKKETLVRLTLNKME from the coding sequence ATGAAAAAATGTTTTTTATCGGCTTTGTTAAGCCTTATTTTTAGCCTGTTTTGTGTACAGGGCTTTGCACAAACGGTTGCCGTGTTTGAATTTGACTGCGACAATAAAGACTTTAATGGTGACATTGCAATGATGACCGACTTACTCATTCACGAGCTTGTAAAATCGGGCAATGTTACGGTGGTGGAGCGTAAGCGGCTCGATAAAATAATGGCGGAATATGCGTTTCAGTCAAGCCCCTTTGTAGACATTAAAACCGCTAAAAAACTGGGTAAGGGGCTCGGAGCGGATTGCATTATAGTCGGCTCCGTTGCCGCACTCGGCTGTCCATTGTACATTACCGCCCGCATGGTTGATGTCGAAAAAGGCACAATCCTGCATTCCGCTAAAATGAAGCTTAATTATTGGAGCGATTACGAGCAAAAGCTGCCCGCCTTTGCCGCCGAATGTGTAAGCAAAATGCCCGCTCCCAACTACCTCACCGGCTTATGGACAGGTACACTTTCAGGAGATGATTTTGAAGACTACTACGAAATCAGCTTCGGCGAAAAATCAAAATGTACTGTAAAGATAACGGCCTCCGGCCCGCTCGGTACCGAAACCGTACAAGAAGCAAACGGAACGTACAGCTGTGCCCCTGACTCTTTTTCCGGCGGCAAAATGTTCCGGCTCAATGCCGTATTTAAAGGGGCAAGCGTACCCCGCCTGCGTAAAATAGAATGGGCATACCCCATCTCAATGAATGCCGAAAAAAATTCATTCAGCATAAACATTTATACCGACTCCAAAAAGGAAACATTAGTCCGGCTTACCTTAAACAAAATGGAGTAA
- a CDS encoding toll/interleukin-1 receptor domain-containing protein: MKKKIFISWSTADNRIKPIAEGYKKWLNIVFDDKIKTFFSEEIEPAQNGIKHIHTGLKTANVGLVFVTQRTASNPWVLYEFGCMHKLLEKEALYLILLDLDFNQLAEIAPPMAGTQATLLNKKEDNIKLLVSIAKKMGLSDSEILDIEEKASKKYHYIEVCVDKAQENFANLPDKYAGEVPYNNSIKDSDNFQMPQIFDVYTNNILLVGMSLGTIFNIKSNSGSMDSLVKSLVFDNKKTVKILISNLWDEKLFYTFNKMIFGFGNEAYAYLNEVFFDTSSPYYLDTYIQNLCIRIAEEKNKEKHEKKYDAHKLYEAVKKQLLIKRIDLLVDTFWFIDNGEEPNRGSMLLAPLTASSGAERPVFYATKKKNERLYDSYFGVCKSGFDAMGSVLWPVKD; this comes from the coding sequence ATGAAAAAAAAGATTTTTATCAGCTGGTCAACGGCGGATAACCGAATAAAGCCTATTGCAGAAGGTTATAAAAAATGGTTAAACATCGTCTTTGATGATAAAATAAAAACGTTTTTTTCTGAAGAAATAGAACCTGCACAAAACGGTATCAAGCATATTCATACCGGACTAAAAACGGCAAATGTCGGTCTTGTATTTGTAACTCAACGGACAGCTAGCAACCCATGGGTACTTTACGAATTCGGCTGTATGCACAAATTATTGGAAAAAGAAGCCTTATATCTCATTCTTCTTGATTTGGATTTTAATCAATTAGCTGAAATTGCTCCGCCTATGGCAGGCACACAGGCTACCTTGCTCAATAAAAAAGAGGATAATATAAAATTGCTAGTTTCAATAGCAAAAAAGATGGGGCTTTCAGATTCGGAAATATTAGATATAGAAGAGAAAGCAAGCAAAAAATATCACTATATTGAGGTATGCGTAGACAAAGCTCAAGAGAATTTTGCAAACTTACCGGATAAATATGCAGGAGAAGTACCCTACAATAATAGCATTAAAGATTCCGATAATTTCCAAATGCCGCAAATATTTGACGTTTATACAAACAACATCCTTTTAGTCGGAATGTCTTTAGGCACTATTTTTAATATTAAAAGCAACTCCGGCTCAATGGATAGTCTTGTTAAATCATTGGTATTCGATAACAAAAAAACTGTGAAAATTCTCATATCAAATTTATGGGACGAGAAGTTATTTTATACCTTTAATAAAATGATTTTCGGTTTCGGCAACGAAGCGTATGCTTATCTGAATGAAGTTTTTTTCGATACATCTTCACCATACTATTTGGATACGTACATACAAAACCTTTGTATCCGTATAGCAGAAGAAAAAAACAAAGAAAAACATGAAAAGAAATATGACGCACATAAACTATATGAGGCTGTGAAAAAACAGCTCCTTATCAAACGGATTGACCTCTTGGTAGATACATTCTGGTTTATTGACAATGGTGAGGAACCAAATCGGGGCAGTATGCTGCTGGCACCTTTAACGGCAAGCAGCGGTGCTGAACGCCCTGTCTTTTATGCAACAAAGAAAAAAAATGAAAGGCTGTATGATAGCTACTTTGGAGTATGCAAAAGCGGTTTTGACGCTATGGGCAGTGTTTTATGGCCTGTAAAGGACTAA
- a CDS encoding helix-turn-helix domain-containing protein has protein sequence MSVFLREQQSLVIKRLRKEREKAGLSQLELALRADISQNMINYIETGKRTPSLDTLLKICHALNINPAVLFSDTEEEKEEAKKQVLDMIQRWM, from the coding sequence ATGAGTGTGTTTTTAAGAGAACAACAGAGCCTTGTTATCAAAAGGCTTCGCAAGGAAAGAGAAAAAGCCGGTTTGTCCCAGTTGGAATTGGCTTTGAGGGCAGATATTTCCCAAAATATGATCAATTATATTGAAACGGGCAAAAGAACCCCAAGCCTTGATACTCTTTTAAAAATTTGTCATGCTCTGAATATAAATCCTGCTGTTCTTTTTTCGGATACGGAAGAAGAAAAGGAAGAAGCAAAAAAACAAGTTCTTGATATGATACAAAGATGGATGTAG
- a CDS encoding CopG family transcriptional regulator, with protein sequence MQKTITMRIDNAIYDIFKKAAEGQKRTISNYMEYAALNYTINESVVDDEEMQEILEFEKDLKKGLSDISAGRYKVIG encoded by the coding sequence ATGCAAAAGACAATTACCATGCGAATAGATAATGCCATATACGATATATTTAAAAAGGCAGCCGAAGGACAAAAACGCACTATTTCAAATTATATGGAATATGCAGCATTAAACTATACCATCAATGAATCCGTAGTTGATGACGAAGAAATGCAGGAAATACTTGAATTTGAAAAAGACTTAAAAAAAGGCTTATCGGACATATCGGCCGGAAGGTATAAAGTAATTGGCTAA
- a CDS encoding ISAs1 family transposase: MKTLKEYFNELNDNRQSGKVKHLISEILVIALCAVCSGVQTVFEIGEFAEVKKDWLKNEVGLLLENGVPSHDTIGRVLAMINPKQFQSLFISWIEQSLNIPAGSYIYIDGKTLRGSASEQSRGIHLVSAFAHEAGVVLGQIKCAEKSNEITAIPELLNLLKLKSSIITIDAMGCQKEIAKEITKKKCDYVLALKENQPAAYNDVKDYFSIEDKDFQNTLLRFETLDIGHGREEKREYFLSTNINWFADKNKWANLKSFGMVKSTVRCKGKQYSEKRYFISSIEDINEFVTAVRTHWTIENTLHWSLDVIFRDDECQIREKNTAENIAILRRICFNRMKMYQNGKTLKRKKMLCTFDDSFRFNVLFS, translated from the coding sequence ATGAAAACATTAAAAGAATATTTTAACGAACTTAATGATAATCGTCAGTCGGGCAAAGTAAAGCATCTAATCAGCGAAATATTGGTAATAGCACTGTGTGCTGTTTGTAGCGGAGTTCAAACTGTATTTGAAATAGGGGAATTTGCCGAAGTAAAAAAGGATTGGCTAAAAAATGAGGTAGGACTATTGTTAGAAAATGGAGTTCCTTCGCACGACACCATAGGAAGAGTCCTTGCGATGATTAATCCCAAACAATTTCAAAGCCTTTTTATCTCGTGGATTGAACAATCCCTTAATATTCCAGCAGGTTCATACATTTACATTGATGGAAAAACATTACGTGGAAGTGCAAGTGAACAAAGTAGAGGTATTCATTTGGTAAGTGCATTTGCTCACGAAGCGGGAGTTGTACTAGGACAAATAAAATGTGCTGAAAAATCGAATGAAATCACAGCAATTCCTGAACTCCTTAACCTTTTAAAACTAAAAAGCTCGATAATTACTATAGATGCCATGGGTTGTCAAAAAGAAATAGCAAAAGAAATCACAAAGAAAAAATGTGATTATGTATTGGCTCTAAAAGAAAATCAACCGGCAGCGTATAATGATGTAAAAGATTATTTTTCTATAGAAGATAAAGACTTTCAAAACACACTTTTAAGATTTGAAACCTTGGATATAGGGCATGGCAGAGAAGAAAAAAGAGAATACTTTCTTTCAACTAATATAAACTGGTTTGCAGATAAGAATAAATGGGCAAATTTAAAGAGTTTTGGAATGGTCAAAAGCACTGTAAGGTGCAAAGGCAAACAATACAGTGAAAAGCGTTACTTTATTAGCAGTATAGAGGATATAAATGAGTTTGTAACAGCTGTAAGAACACATTGGACAATAGAAAACACCTTACACTGGTCGCTGGATGTAATATTTAGAGACGATGAATGTCAAATTCGAGAAAAAAATACTGCTGAAAACATAGCAATTTTAAGGAGGATTTGCTTTAATCGAATGAAAATGTATCAAAACGGTAAAACTCTGAAAAGGAAGAAAATGCTTTGTACTTTTGATGATTCATTTAGGTTTAATGTTTTATTTAGCTAA
- the tgt gene encoding tRNA guanosine(34) transglycosylase Tgt, whose protein sequence is MKEKKEIFTLLHQDASSPARTGVLELPHGKVLTPAFMPVGTAATVKAMTKDDLDEIGFEIILANTYHLFLRPGIEVIKAAGGLHGFSGWKKNFLTDSGGFQVFSLSQLRKITEEGVKFQSHIDGSRQFLSPEIAVELQTGFNSDIQMQLDICSAFGISKTQTLADLKITMNWLDRAFAAWHNTPDEYDGALFPIVQGGFFEDLRLQSLEAILKHEPRGIAIGGLSIGEPKDLYQEYLSFTAKHIPKNKPLYVMGIGTPDYILEAVKNGVDIFDCVLPSRNARNGNLFTHEGAISIKRKEYEFDFNPIDSQCKCKVCRQYTRAYLRHLFRTKEILYSMLATYHNLAFLYSMIQDIREAIQNDSFNDYYKNFLKKYENH, encoded by the coding sequence ATGAAAGAAAAAAAAGAAATTTTTACGCTTTTACATCAAGATGCGTCATCTCCTGCAAGGACGGGAGTTTTGGAACTGCCTCACGGGAAGGTGCTTACTCCGGCTTTTATGCCCGTGGGAACGGCGGCTACGGTAAAGGCGATGACAAAGGACGACTTAGACGAAATCGGCTTTGAAATTATTTTAGCCAATACATACCATCTTTTTTTGCGCCCGGGAATCGAGGTCATAAAGGCGGCCGGAGGCTTACACGGCTTTTCAGGCTGGAAAAAAAACTTTTTAACCGACTCCGGGGGCTTTCAAGTTTTTTCGCTCTCACAGCTGCGAAAAATTACGGAAGAAGGCGTAAAATTCCAAAGCCACATAGACGGGAGCCGTCAGTTTTTAAGTCCCGAAATTGCTGTAGAATTGCAGACAGGCTTTAACAGCGACATTCAAATGCAGCTGGACATCTGCTCAGCTTTCGGGATAAGCAAAACCCAAACCCTTGCCGACCTAAAAATAACCATGAACTGGCTGGATAGGGCCTTTGCAGCCTGGCACAATACTCCCGATGAATATGACGGAGCCCTCTTTCCTATCGTGCAAGGCGGTTTTTTTGAAGACCTAAGACTTCAAAGCCTTGAAGCCATCTTAAAGCATGAGCCGCGGGGCATTGCCATAGGAGGCCTTTCGATAGGAGAACCAAAAGACCTCTATCAAGAATATTTGAGCTTTACGGCAAAGCACATCCCTAAAAATAAGCCCCTCTATGTAATGGGAATAGGAACCCCCGATTATATTCTCGAAGCGGTAAAAAACGGAGTCGATATTTTCGACTGTGTGCTGCCTTCACGCAATGCCCGAAACGGAAACCTCTTTACCCATGAGGGGGCCATTTCAATTAAACGAAAAGAATACGAGTTTGACTTTAACCCGATCGATTCTCAATGCAAGTGCAAGGTTTGCCGACAATATACAAGGGCCTATTTGCGGCATTTATTTAGAACAAAAGAAATTTTATACTCAATGCTTGCAACCTATCACAACTTAGCTTTTTTATATAGTATGATACAGGACATAAGAGAGGCCATTCAAAACGATTCTTTTAACGATTACTATAAAAACTTTTTAAAGAAATACGAAAATCATTAG
- a CDS encoding FlgO family outer membrane protein — protein sequence MKKIILSVVLVLLVGRVYAQTKPVVVVAPFDTKGVAQDEAEVVTELFTAEYANTGSANVVDRNSFDKIKTQLSFQSSDWSNADKVAQLGKALNANHVVVGQLLKFRSQIAVTIKIIDVNTTTILASYTEKVRDIENLLDKLPEICTKLSSKVGGDQAKQYKIGDEGPGGGIVFYIKDEYIYEVIFLDKFAYYEDAELIAKNYTAGGYEDWYFPTNDEMRYICYNICNKRKDLWGKYWVVDLERYGLACLLHNEKYFSKKEGEKRGFVGFYGDCTDVYTWGDGFKDDRFKVCLVRGFKQQ from the coding sequence ATGAAAAAAATTATTTTATCGGTTGTGCTTGTATTGTTGGTAGGTAGGGTATATGCACAAACAAAACCCGTCGTAGTGGTTGCCCCGTTTGACACAAAAGGCGTTGCACAAGATGAGGCGGAAGTTGTAACGGAGCTTTTTACTGCGGAATATGCCAATACCGGCAGTGCTAACGTAGTGGATAGAAACAGCTTTGATAAAATAAAAACACAACTGAGTTTTCAATCTTCGGACTGGTCAAATGCCGATAAGGTGGCGCAGCTGGGCAAAGCCTTAAATGCAAACCATGTAGTGGTAGGACAGCTTTTAAAATTTAGGTCTCAAATTGCTGTAACAATCAAAATCATTGATGTAAACACCACCACGATTTTGGCTTCTTATACGGAAAAAGTAAGGGATATAGAAAACCTGCTTGATAAACTTCCTGAGATTTGTACAAAATTGAGTAGCAAAGTAGGAGGCGACCAGGCAAAACAATACAAAATAGGTGATGAAGGACCTGGCGGTGGTATTGTGTTTTATATTAAAGACGAATATATCTATGAAGTTATTTTTTTAGATAAGTTTGCATATTATGAGGATGCAGAACTGATAGCTAAGAATTATACTGCTGGCGGTTATGAGGACTGGTATTTTCCTACCAATGATGAAATGCGTTATATTTGCTATAATATATGTAACAAGCGAAAAGATTTATGGGGAAAATATTGGGTGGTTGATCTAGAACGTTATGGATTAGCATGTCTTCTTCATAATGAGAAATATTTTAGTAAAAAAGAAGGTGAAAAGAGAGGTTTTGTCGGTTTTTATGGAGACTGTACAGACGTATATACATGGGGGGATGGGTTTAAAGATGACAGGTTCAAAGTTTGTCTTGTTCGTGGGTTTAAACAGCAGTAA
- a CDS encoding type II toxin-antitoxin system RelE/ParE family toxin produces MANYKIAETSTFEKKIKSKKYEFLYQKIKNYVYPLLRKNPHFGPNIKKLKGIYKDIYRFRLGNFRLFYKIEEEKVIVFIIDIEARKDAYK; encoded by the coding sequence TTGGCTAACTATAAAATTGCAGAAACCTCGACTTTTGAGAAAAAAATAAAATCAAAAAAGTATGAATTTTTATATCAAAAAATCAAAAATTATGTTTACCCGCTATTAAGAAAAAATCCGCATTTTGGGCCTAACATAAAAAAATTAAAAGGCATTTATAAAGACATATACCGCTTTAGATTAGGAAATTTCCGTCTTTTTTATAAAATAGAGGAAGAAAAAGTTATTGTATTTATTATTGATATAGAAGCCAGAAAAGATGCTTATAAATAG
- a CDS encoding gamma-glutamyl-gamma-aminobutyrate hydrolase family protein, with product MKKPLIGITGSCLYETSQSLFAGYERMYTNADYVNAVTAAGGVPLMIPIIDDEAETERQIENLSGIIIMGGHDVEPHFYNEEPLSCLGELLPKRDVYELKLIKAAKALKKPILGICRGMQILNVAFGGSLYQDLSLIKRDIQIQHVQKARPQERTHSIKTEDNSIMQKVFGKEDMVNSYHHQAVKVLAKDFKITAYAPDGIVEAIEYTGDTFIMGVQFHPEMTAAVHKPSLDLFKEFISHC from the coding sequence ATGAAAAAACCGCTTATAGGAATAACAGGAAGCTGTCTTTATGAAACCTCGCAAAGTCTTTTTGCAGGTTATGAAAGAATGTACACCAATGCAGACTATGTAAATGCCGTGACGGCTGCAGGCGGTGTTCCTCTTATGATTCCTATCATTGATGATGAGGCAGAAACTGAACGCCAGATTGAGAATCTGTCAGGGATTATAATTATGGGCGGGCATGATGTAGAGCCTCATTTTTATAATGAGGAGCCGCTTTCTTGTCTTGGGGAGCTTCTTCCGAAGCGGGATGTTTATGAGCTAAAACTTATCAAGGCGGCCAAGGCTTTAAAAAAGCCTATCTTAGGAATATGCAGAGGAATGCAGATTTTAAATGTTGCTTTCGGAGGTTCTCTCTATCAGGATTTATCTCTTATAAAAAGAGATATTCAGATACAGCATGTTCAAAAAGCCCGTCCTCAGGAACGCACCCATTCTATCAAGACCGAAGATAATTCTATTATGCAAAAAGTTTTCGGCAAAGAAGATATGGTAAACTCTTATCATCATCAGGCCGTAAAAGTGCTTGCAAAGGATTTTAAGATTACAGCCTATGCTCCCGACGGAATTGTTGAAGCCATAGAGTATACCGGAGACACTTTTATAATGGGCGTTCAATTTCATCCCGAAATGACGGCTGCCGTTCATAAGCCCTCATTGGATTTGTTTAAAGAGTTTATAAGTCATTGTTAG